Proteins found in one Sporosarcina jeotgali genomic segment:
- a CDS encoding BrxA/BrxB family bacilliredoxin codes for MSMDFNFYMDDITSQARGEMEAGGYEQLKTAEDVENAFKREGTTLVMVNSVCGCAGGIARPAALHAIHFDKRPDHLVTVFAGQDKEATAQARMHFGDYHLPSSPSFVLMKNGEMVAEVGRHEIEGHDPMSVVTNLQDQFDQHCEEL; via the coding sequence ATGTCAATGGATTTTAATTTTTATATGGATGATATAACAAGCCAAGCTCGCGGGGAAATGGAAGCTGGCGGCTATGAGCAGTTGAAAACAGCGGAGGACGTGGAAAATGCGTTCAAACGTGAAGGTACAACTCTTGTCATGGTGAATTCTGTATGTGGATGTGCAGGCGGTATCGCACGCCCGGCAGCACTTCATGCAATTCATTTTGATAAGCGTCCAGATCATTTGGTTACAGTATTTGCAGGACAAGACAAAGAAGCGACTGCTCAAGCACGCATGCACTTTGGAGATTACCATTTGCCATCATCACCTTCATTCGTTCTCATGAAAAACGGTGAAATGGTTGCTGAAGTCGGTCGTCATGAAATTGAAGGCCACGATCCAATGTCTGTTGTAACGAACTTACAAGATCAGTTTGATCAGCATTGCGAAGAACTATAA
- the prli42 gene encoding stressosome-associated protein Prli42, giving the protein MSNKKVQKTIVIIMIAAMVASSVLFGLSTLF; this is encoded by the coding sequence ATGAGCAATAAAAAAGTCCAAAAAACAATCGTCATTATTATGATTGCTGCCATGGTTGCTTCCAGTGTCTTGTTCGGTCTCAGCACACTATTTTAA
- the mce gene encoding methylmalonyl-CoA epimerase has protein sequence MEKVDHIGIAVKNLDDSIDYYIHTLGLKLLGVEKVPQQHVTVAFLDAGNIKLELLEPIGNEGAVASFLEKRGEGVHHIAFGVRNIRQRMEELRTSGVRLLQEEPKIGAGGAEVAFMHPKSSFGVLYELCAKRSLGDE, from the coding sequence TTGGAAAAAGTTGACCATATTGGTATTGCAGTAAAAAATCTTGATGATTCAATAGATTATTATATACATACACTTGGGTTAAAATTGTTAGGCGTAGAAAAAGTACCGCAACAGCATGTGACGGTGGCATTTTTAGATGCTGGTAATATTAAGCTCGAATTGCTTGAGCCGATCGGCAATGAAGGGGCCGTTGCAAGTTTCCTGGAAAAACGCGGGGAAGGGGTCCATCATATTGCTTTCGGTGTTCGGAATATTCGCCAGCGTATGGAGGAACTCCGGACAAGTGGTGTCCGGCTGCTGCAAGAAGAACCGAAAATAGGTGCAGGTGGAGCGGAAGTTGCATTCATGCACCCAAAATCTTCGTTTGGAGTTCTTTATGAACTATGTGCCAAGCGCTCATTGGGGGATGAGTAA
- a CDS encoding acyl-CoA carboxylase subunit beta, whose product MDIYDKINELYDRKRKIELGGGDERIARQHEKGKLTARERIDLLVDKGTFVELNPFVVHRTRDFGMDKMEGPGDGVVTGYGKVNGRAIYLFSQDFTVFGGALGEMHAMKIANVMDLAAKNGAPFIGLNDSGGARIQEGVVSLDGYGEIFYRNSIYSGVIPQISVILGPCAGGAVYSPAITDFVFMTDDTSQMFITGPKVIETVTGEKISSEDLGGSKVHNSISGNAHFRGADEQTVLQEVRRLLTYLPQNNEEKTPVQPLSDQDDYRPDLADVVPFETIRPYDVRKVIEQIADADSFMEVQKEFARNAVVGFARIKGESVGFVCNQPKVMAGGLDIDSSDKISRFIRTCDSFNIPLITFEDVTGFFPGVKQEHGGIIRHGAKILYSYSEATVPKITVILRKAFGGAYVALNSKAIGADLVFAWPNAEIAVMGAEGAANIIFARDIAGSENPEATRAAKIAEYRDKFSNPYAAAANGMVDDVIDPRETRIKLVQALDMMRNKKEQRPKKKHGNMPL is encoded by the coding sequence GTGGATATTTACGATAAAATTAACGAACTTTACGATAGAAAACGTAAGATTGAACTAGGCGGAGGCGATGAACGCATTGCACGCCAGCATGAAAAAGGAAAGTTAACTGCACGTGAACGGATTGATTTGCTAGTAGACAAAGGAACCTTTGTTGAATTGAACCCATTTGTTGTTCATCGTACTCGTGATTTTGGAATGGACAAAATGGAAGGTCCTGGTGATGGTGTAGTTACGGGGTATGGAAAAGTGAACGGCCGTGCCATTTATTTATTCTCTCAAGACTTCACAGTTTTCGGTGGAGCTCTTGGGGAAATGCATGCTATGAAAATCGCAAACGTCATGGATTTAGCTGCAAAAAATGGTGCTCCATTCATTGGACTTAATGATTCAGGCGGAGCCCGCATTCAAGAAGGGGTTGTCTCTCTGGATGGCTATGGCGAAATCTTCTATCGTAACTCTATTTACTCAGGCGTCATACCGCAAATATCTGTCATTTTAGGACCGTGTGCAGGCGGAGCTGTCTATTCACCAGCGATTACAGATTTCGTTTTCATGACCGATGATACGAGCCAAATGTTCATCACAGGACCGAAAGTCATTGAAACAGTCACTGGAGAAAAAATTTCATCTGAAGACCTGGGCGGCTCAAAAGTGCATAACTCAATTAGCGGTAACGCACACTTCCGAGGAGCGGATGAGCAGACAGTACTTCAAGAAGTTCGCCGTCTATTAACATACTTGCCTCAAAATAATGAAGAGAAAACACCGGTACAGCCATTGTCTGATCAAGATGATTACCGTCCAGACTTAGCGGATGTCGTACCATTTGAAACCATCAGACCGTATGACGTTCGGAAAGTGATTGAGCAAATTGCGGATGCAGACTCATTCATGGAAGTTCAAAAAGAATTTGCGCGAAATGCAGTGGTAGGATTCGCTAGAATAAAGGGAGAATCGGTAGGATTTGTTTGCAATCAGCCAAAAGTGATGGCGGGCGGACTTGATATTGATTCTTCGGATAAAATTTCGAGGTTCATTCGGACTTGTGATTCCTTTAACATTCCGCTGATTACGTTTGAAGATGTGACTGGATTCTTCCCAGGAGTTAAACAAGAGCATGGCGGCATTATCCGTCACGGTGCAAAAATCTTGTATTCCTATTCGGAAGCAACAGTACCCAAAATCACAGTGATTTTGCGCAAAGCATTTGGCGGAGCGTACGTAGCACTTAATTCAAAAGCAATCGGTGCAGATCTTGTGTTCGCCTGGCCGAATGCTGAAATTGCAGTAATGGGTGCTGAAGGTGCAGCGAACATTATCTTCGCACGCGATATAGCGGGAAGTGAAAACCCAGAAGCAACTCGAGCAGCTAAAATCGCGGAATATCGTGATAAGTTCTCGAATCCATATGCAGCGGCTGCAAACGGAATGGTCGATGATGTCATTGACCCCCGTGAAACGCGCATTAAACTAGTGCAAGCGCTAGATATGATGAGAAATAAGAAAGAACAGCGCCCTAAAAAGAAGCACGGCAATATGCCATTATAA
- a CDS encoding M20/M25/M40 family metallo-hydrolase, translating into MNYERMLDEFFELVKIDSETLHEEQIVGVLKEKMEQMGFDVFEDDSKVRTGHGAGNLIATMKGTVPEADPIYFTCHMDTVTPGAGIEPVLKEDGYVYSAGETILGADDKAGLAALFEMMRTLKESGEAHGDLQFIITAGEESGLVGAREIDRTVMHAKYGYAVDSDGKVGGIVTAAPYNAKLKTIIHGRTAHAGVEPEKGVSAITIAAKSVAAMKLGRIDSETTANIGMFSGGQATNIVCDEVNIVSEARSIDYEKLQAQTEHMVKAFAETAEKMGGTAETEVRLMSPGFHFDENDEVVQVASEAIRAIGRTPELKTSGGGSDGNIFNGHGFPTVTLSVGYEEIHTKNERMPVEELNKLAELLLEIVRTVTNRGKKVQ; encoded by the coding sequence ATGAATTACGAACGCATGCTGGACGAATTTTTTGAATTAGTAAAGATAGATTCTGAAACGCTGCACGAGGAACAGATTGTAGGCGTTTTGAAAGAAAAGATGGAGCAAATGGGCTTTGATGTTTTCGAAGATGACTCAAAAGTACGCACTGGCCATGGTGCCGGAAACTTAATTGCAACGATGAAAGGTACTGTTCCGGAAGCAGATCCAATTTACTTCACTTGTCATATGGATACCGTGACGCCTGGAGCAGGAATTGAACCCGTCTTAAAAGAAGATGGATATGTCTATTCTGCAGGAGAAACGATTCTAGGTGCAGACGACAAAGCGGGACTTGCTGCATTGTTTGAGATGATGCGGACGCTTAAAGAAAGCGGAGAAGCGCATGGTGATCTGCAATTTATCATTACTGCCGGGGAAGAAAGCGGTCTAGTAGGTGCGCGGGAAATTGATAGAACGGTTATGCATGCAAAATACGGCTACGCAGTTGACAGTGATGGAAAAGTCGGAGGAATCGTCACAGCTGCTCCATATAATGCAAAATTGAAGACAATCATTCATGGACGGACAGCACACGCTGGAGTAGAACCTGAAAAAGGTGTTTCCGCGATTACGATTGCTGCAAAATCAGTTGCAGCCATGAAACTTGGAAGAATTGACTCAGAGACAACAGCGAACATCGGAATGTTTTCTGGCGGACAAGCAACGAATATTGTTTGTGATGAAGTTAACATCGTCTCAGAAGCTCGGTCCATCGATTATGAGAAGTTACAAGCTCAAACTGAACATATGGTAAAAGCGTTTGCCGAAACTGCTGAAAAAATGGGAGGTACGGCTGAGACGGAAGTGCGTCTTATGTCACCAGGGTTCCATTTTGACGAGAATGACGAAGTCGTTCAAGTAGCTTCGGAAGCAATTCGTGCGATCGGCCGTACACCGGAATTGAAGACGAGTGGCGGAGGCAGTGACGGTAATATCTTTAATGGACATGGCTTCCCTACAGTTACATTGTCTGTCGGTTATGAAGAAATCCACACTAAAAACGAGCGTATGCCTGTTGAAGAGCTCAACAAACTTGCGGAGTTACTGCTTGAAATTGTGCGTACCGTGACTAACCGCGGAAAGAAGGTTCAATAA
- a CDS encoding chemotaxis protein CheW: protein MENTKAIVVRCGNEEYAIPVEQTVSIEELEKVNPIPHLPEYLLGLMKIRGELVPILDFQQILYGNSAKDDPNAKVVVVQTEGVYFGLLVLEAKEILDISEDTLTSKGLMAYSKTPYFSSVANLENRVITMIDPTILSDTLAGMDDITDYVDQQVSENV, encoded by the coding sequence ATGGAAAACACGAAAGCGATAGTCGTTCGCTGCGGCAATGAAGAATATGCCATTCCAGTTGAACAAACGGTTTCCATTGAAGAATTGGAAAAAGTGAATCCGATTCCTCATTTACCGGAATACCTTCTTGGATTAATGAAAATACGAGGAGAGCTCGTTCCGATTTTGGATTTCCAGCAAATTTTATATGGCAACTCTGCAAAAGATGATCCAAATGCTAAAGTTGTGGTTGTCCAGACGGAAGGAGTCTACTTTGGCTTACTCGTGCTGGAAGCAAAAGAAATTCTTGATATTTCCGAGGATACGTTGACGTCAAAAGGGCTGATGGCTTATTCTAAAACCCCTTATTTCTCTTCAGTAGCTAATTTGGAAAATCGAGTCATTACAATGATTGATCCGACCATTCTTTCTGATACATTGGCAGGTATGGATGATATTACTGACTATGTGGATCAGCAAGTTTCAGAAAACGTGTAA
- a CDS encoding DNA polymerase IV has translation MDRKEHVNRRVILHLDMNCFFASVEQAHNPDLKGLALAVAGDPKARRGILVTCSYEARAFGVYTTMTVGEAKRLCPQLVLIPPDFEKYRQASQAVFDILRTYTELVEPVSIDEAYIDITAIGGLEDALGIAKDMQERILRELDLPCSIGIAPNKFLAKTASDMRKPMGITILRKREVHKVLWPLSVIEMHGIGKSSAEKLAQAKIQTIGDLATADDLKMKMTLGKRGLRLKERANGEDHRIVDPEASAERKSVGSSTTLAIDETELEPCLAVFQKLAEKVASRLEAKQLAGTVISIQIRTAAWRNQSRSKTVLNPLYRSNEIYTEAAQLFRLHWDGEPIRLLGITVSNVIPFEELHEQLSFDTFERHDKEVSMQKLVSRMNDRFGPGTIHKGKQ, from the coding sequence ATGGATCGCAAAGAACATGTCAACCGTCGAGTCATTCTTCATTTGGATATGAATTGTTTCTTTGCGTCTGTTGAACAAGCGCATAATCCAGATTTGAAAGGACTCGCATTGGCTGTGGCAGGGGACCCAAAAGCACGGAGAGGAATCTTAGTTACCTGTTCATATGAAGCGCGTGCATTTGGAGTCTACACGACAATGACTGTCGGCGAAGCGAAACGACTGTGCCCTCAGCTGGTCCTGATACCTCCAGACTTTGAAAAGTACAGACAAGCTTCCCAGGCAGTGTTTGATATACTCAGGACATATACAGAGTTAGTGGAACCGGTCTCGATTGACGAAGCCTACATCGACATTACAGCTATTGGCGGATTAGAGGACGCACTGGGGATTGCTAAAGATATGCAGGAACGGATATTACGTGAACTGGACTTACCGTGTTCAATTGGAATTGCTCCGAATAAATTTTTAGCTAAAACTGCTTCCGACATGAGGAAACCAATGGGGATCACGATACTAAGAAAGCGGGAAGTTCACAAAGTCTTATGGCCGCTTTCCGTAATTGAGATGCATGGAATTGGTAAAAGCAGTGCCGAAAAGCTTGCTCAGGCAAAAATTCAAACAATTGGCGACCTTGCTACTGCAGATGATTTGAAGATGAAAATGACGCTTGGTAAAAGAGGACTAAGATTGAAAGAGCGTGCCAATGGAGAAGATCATCGAATTGTGGATCCTGAAGCATCAGCAGAACGAAAAAGTGTTGGAAGTTCTACTACACTTGCCATTGATGAAACCGAGTTGGAACCGTGTCTAGCCGTATTTCAAAAACTCGCAGAAAAAGTGGCCAGCCGGTTGGAAGCTAAACAGCTGGCGGGCACAGTTATTTCTATTCAAATCCGTACAGCAGCTTGGAGGAACCAATCTAGAAGTAAAACTGTCTTGAATCCATTATATCGCTCAAACGAGATCTATACAGAAGCCGCACAGCTGTTTCGTCTGCACTGGGATGGAGAACCTATCCGACTTTTGGGAATTACAGTATCCAATGTCATTCCATTTGAAGAATTGCACGAACAGCTTTCTTTCGATACCTTTGAGCGTCATGATAAAGAAGTGTCCATGCAAAAATTAGTTTCACGAATGAATGATCGATTTGGTCCGGGTACGATTCATAAAGGAAAACAATAG
- the rnz gene encoding ribonuclease Z has protein sequence MDLQFLGTGAGMPSKLRNTTSIILNLSSEERGYWMFDCGEATQHQMLHTTLKPRKVTKIFITHLHGDHLFGIPGFIGSRSFLGGDSPLDIYGPAGIEEWIQTTLRLTKTHLTYPLKIHEIKEGNVFEDDDYIITARELSHVVPCFGFRVVQKPLPGKLLIDKATEAGVPKGPLLQQLKNGNDITLEDGKIVTSASVIGEPKSGFVVTILGDTSVCEASIELSKGADLVVHEATFNEETGQLAKDFGHSTIQQAAEIVKTAGAKALIATHISSRFLPSDIDAFKKEGQEVYPDVFVASDFAQYSLHNGKVIESNFKK, from the coding sequence ATGGATTTACAGTTTTTAGGTACTGGCGCAGGGATGCCTTCAAAATTGCGCAATACGACGTCAATTATTTTGAATCTGTCTTCCGAAGAGCGAGGATATTGGATGTTTGACTGCGGGGAAGCGACACAGCATCAAATGCTTCATACAACATTAAAGCCGAGAAAAGTGACAAAAATATTTATTACACACTTACATGGAGATCATTTATTTGGAATACCGGGATTTATCGGTTCCCGCTCATTCTTGGGCGGAGACAGTCCGCTTGATATTTATGGGCCAGCAGGAATCGAAGAGTGGATCCAAACGACATTACGACTAACGAAAACTCACCTTACATACCCGTTAAAAATCCATGAGATTAAAGAAGGTAATGTATTTGAGGATGACGACTATATCATTACTGCGCGCGAGTTATCGCATGTCGTCCCATGCTTTGGATTCAGGGTCGTTCAAAAGCCGCTTCCTGGAAAGTTATTGATCGACAAAGCTACGGAAGCTGGTGTGCCGAAGGGTCCTCTTCTGCAGCAGCTCAAAAACGGAAATGATATTACATTAGAAGATGGGAAGATTGTTACAAGCGCCTCTGTCATAGGTGAGCCGAAATCAGGATTTGTTGTAACGATTCTAGGAGACACCAGTGTGTGTGAAGCGTCCATAGAACTTTCAAAGGGTGCTGATCTAGTCGTGCATGAAGCGACATTCAACGAAGAAACGGGCCAGCTGGCAAAAGATTTTGGGCATTCTACGATTCAACAGGCCGCAGAAATTGTGAAAACAGCCGGTGCAAAAGCGCTCATCGCGACACATATTAGTTCCCGCTTTCTTCCAAGTGACATTGATGCATTTAAGAAAGAAGGACAAGAAGTTTACCCTGACGTTTTTGTAGCAAGTGACTTTGCTCAATATTCTTTACATAATGGGAAAGTCATTGAAAGTAATTTTAAGAAATAA
- a CDS encoding acyl-CoA thioesterase/bile acid-CoA:amino acid N-acyltransferase family protein, producing MKPKFHVTQNSSFIDTALEIRITNLPPCEVVTLKAEMCDNLGKNWGSFAEFISNDEGEINLATAKPRSGTYLIPDVTGLFWSMSPILNDKPKGKTPLKPLETKLFLMRGQEVLTFTSIIREVVSPKVDRFPVRQQGIVGTFFFHSKAGPLPTVIVLGGSEGGLRESNAGLLASHGFNTLALAYFGIGDLPKELVNIPLDYIEGAIDWLTGNPNVDSKKIGVFGTSKGAELALLSASIFPSIKAVVGYVPSGVVYPGLGQSALGLTSWQYKGQSLPFANGKIPREVTEKLEQSIRTGKPISWREIYQYWAKDEKQAEIAVEDIQGPILLISGGDDQLWPSDFLSEKVIFRLKEHNHPHNFMHINFPKAGHSLSIPGFPTTQTVISPFGNGKLLLGGTPQDNSQAQYTAWRRIVAFLNETLTSRLD from the coding sequence ATGAAACCCAAATTCCATGTTACACAAAACAGTTCCTTTATAGATACAGCATTGGAAATCCGAATCACCAATCTTCCACCGTGTGAGGTTGTAACGTTAAAAGCTGAAATGTGCGATAACCTTGGCAAGAATTGGGGGTCGTTTGCAGAATTTATATCTAATGACGAAGGGGAAATTAATTTAGCAACTGCGAAGCCTAGATCAGGTACATATTTAATTCCTGATGTGACTGGTCTTTTTTGGTCTATGTCACCTATCTTGAATGATAAACCGAAAGGAAAGACCCCTTTAAAGCCATTGGAAACAAAGCTGTTTCTAATGAGAGGGCAAGAAGTCTTGACATTCACCTCGATAATTCGTGAGGTTGTTTCGCCTAAAGTGGATAGATTTCCTGTACGTCAACAAGGAATTGTTGGAACATTCTTTTTTCATTCTAAGGCCGGACCGTTACCCACAGTAATCGTATTAGGTGGATCTGAGGGGGGATTAAGAGAAAGTAATGCCGGATTGTTGGCATCGCATGGATTTAACACGTTAGCATTGGCGTACTTTGGTATTGGAGACTTACCAAAAGAGCTTGTGAATATTCCCTTGGATTATATCGAAGGAGCAATAGATTGGTTGACCGGTAATCCGAATGTTGACTCCAAAAAAATAGGTGTATTTGGAACATCTAAAGGTGCGGAACTAGCTTTATTAAGTGCATCAATCTTTCCATCAATCAAAGCCGTTGTTGGATATGTACCTAGTGGAGTTGTTTACCCAGGATTAGGTCAATCCGCACTTGGTTTAACCTCTTGGCAATATAAGGGGCAATCGTTACCATTTGCCAATGGTAAGATTCCCAGGGAGGTCACAGAGAAATTGGAACAGTCAATACGTACAGGTAAACCGATATCCTGGCGTGAAATCTACCAATATTGGGCAAAAGATGAGAAACAAGCAGAGATTGCAGTCGAAGATATTCAGGGTCCTATTCTTTTGATTTCAGGAGGGGATGATCAACTTTGGCCTTCTGATTTCTTGTCTGAAAAAGTAATATTTAGATTAAAAGAACATAACCATCCTCACAATTTCATGCATATCAACTTTCCGAAAGCTGGTCATTCATTGTCGATTCCAGGATTTCCAACTACACAAACAGTCATATCACCATTTGGAAATGGGAAGTTATTACTTGGGGGAACACCTCAAGATAACTCGCAGGCTCAATATACCGCTTGGCGAAGAATAGTCGCTTTTTTAAATGAAACCCTAACTTCTAGATTAGATTGA
- a CDS encoding protein kinase has translation MLEEIINHWNSYCKDENFVGIGSTRKVFKVSNYVIKVHLHTNGYKQSQNELKVFRAMEKKGLASILAKTYYVDDFISIQDFYHPLELIDNQSYEINSGIHSHLIPDLFETVMNELDKNFDCFDLKDSSNFGLNNSGKLVLTDYGMTKELYEKEWVPLAEEGLLPQIYFESCNTCGEKKELRIYGDNDIDKRCYDCGKE, from the coding sequence TTGCTTGAAGAAATAATTAATCACTGGAACTCGTATTGTAAAGATGAAAACTTTGTTGGTATTGGCTCTACACGAAAAGTATTTAAAGTATCGAATTATGTAATTAAAGTACACTTGCACACAAACGGGTATAAGCAATCACAAAATGAACTCAAAGTTTTCAGAGCAATGGAGAAAAAAGGGCTTGCTTCAATACTTGCCAAAACTTATTACGTGGATGACTTCATTTCCATACAAGATTTCTATCATCCTTTAGAACTTATAGATAATCAATCCTATGAAATCAATTCTGGAATTCACAGTCACCTCATCCCAGATCTTTTTGAAACGGTTATGAATGAGTTGGATAAAAACTTCGATTGCTTTGATTTAAAAGACAGCAGTAATTTTGGTTTAAATAATAGCGGGAAACTTGTTTTAACTGATTATGGCATGACAAAAGAGTTGTACGAAAAAGAATGGGTTCCATTAGCTGAAGAAGGTTTGCTTCCACAAATATATTTTGAGTCATGTAACACTTGTGGAGAAAAGAAAGAGTTACGGATATATGGTGATAATGATATAGACAAACGTTGCTATGATTGCGGGAAAGAATAA
- a CDS encoding DUF5694 domain-containing protein yields the protein MNQEKAEILILGSFHMSEIEGLDTHQRQMEIEELVSKIGNFKPTKIAVEMEPKESKTCNELYKRYQSGSFSLPINEIYQVGFRLGVELKHNEIYPTDWMGTEDMSFGEVQSWAEEHQSEMLKEILAGVEDIPVWTEDKTVLGYYRELNEPAFLDLLHKVHLNIARIGEVDHYVGINWLSWWYKRNLIMFSNLSRLIESKEERILFIVGIGHSSIVTKFIEESELCEVVKPLHYLS from the coding sequence ATGAATCAGGAAAAGGCGGAAATTCTTATACTTGGCAGCTTTCACATGTCCGAAATCGAGGGACTAGATACGCATCAAAGGCAAATGGAAATCGAGGAATTGGTTTCGAAAATAGGGAATTTCAAACCGACCAAGATTGCGGTTGAAATGGAACCGAAGGAGAGTAAGACATGTAATGAGCTATATAAGCGATATCAATCGGGTTCTTTTTCATTACCAATCAATGAAATCTACCAGGTAGGCTTCCGGCTAGGGGTTGAGCTTAAGCATAACGAAATCTATCCGACCGATTGGATGGGGACTGAAGACATGAGCTTCGGGGAAGTTCAGAGTTGGGCGGAGGAACACCAATCGGAGATGTTAAAAGAAATTCTTGCAGGAGTCGAGGATATACCTGTATGGACTGAGGATAAAACTGTACTGGGCTACTACAGAGAGTTAAATGAGCCAGCTTTTCTAGACCTGTTACATAAAGTCCATTTAAACATTGCGCGTATTGGTGAAGTAGATCACTATGTGGGTATAAACTGGCTCAGTTGGTGGTATAAGAGGAATCTAATCATGTTCTCCAACTTATCCCGTCTCATTGAATCCAAGGAAGAACGCATTCTATTCATTGTAGGGATCGGACACTCTTCCATTGTCACGAAGTTTATTGAGGAAAGTGAACTTTGCGAGGTAGTTAAACCCCTTCATTATTTGTCTTGA
- a CDS encoding tetratricopeptide repeat protein has protein sequence MLNQIISQGKGLLEDSNENDKYFLYGALGNLYRINGQPKKAINCLTYCLNQAVVERNPTRKIVASIRLGEVLKYDSNHKMALDHFNKSLRMCEAHKIDEYLDFVLQHKGKCLMELANLNEAEECFQKALILRKSKENRSLIDSTEQAIGLVREMQR, from the coding sequence ATGTTAAACCAAATTATTAGCCAAGGAAAAGGCTTATTAGAAGACAGTAATGAAAACGATAAGTATTTTCTTTATGGGGCTTTAGGAAATTTATACAGAATAAATGGGCAACCCAAAAAAGCAATTAACTGTTTAACATATTGTCTTAATCAAGCAGTAGTAGAAAGAAACCCCACAAGGAAAATCGTTGCTTCAATTCGTCTTGGTGAGGTTCTTAAATACGATAGCAATCATAAAATGGCTTTGGACCATTTTAATAAATCTTTGAGAATGTGTGAAGCCCACAAGATTGACGAATACTTGGATTTCGTACTGCAACACAAAGGTAAATGTCTAATGGAATTAGCAAATCTAAACGAAGCCGAAGAATGCTTTCAAAAAGCATTGATACTAAGAAAATCAAAAGAAAATCGCTCCTTAATTGACTCGACTGAACAAGCAATTGGATTAGTAAGAGAAATGCAAAGATAA
- a CDS encoding AAA family ATPase, whose protein sequence is MRQLGTLYFFCGKMGAGKSTKSKQYAIDKNAVLLSEDEWLSSLYPNQIESFEDFLKFSAQIKPLVRKHVQNILSVGTDVVMDFPANTQKQRKWFLDMVSDVNASHQLIFLNLNNEQCLRQIAQRRNEQPERADFDTEEMFTHVTNFFEAPEASEGLNILEFNG, encoded by the coding sequence ATGAGACAATTGGGGACGTTATATTTTTTCTGCGGGAAAATGGGTGCAGGAAAATCAACTAAATCAAAACAATATGCAATAGATAAGAATGCAGTACTATTATCTGAGGATGAATGGCTTTCATCTCTTTATCCCAATCAGATCGAATCATTTGAAGATTTTCTGAAGTTTTCGGCGCAGATTAAGCCGTTGGTGAGAAAACATGTCCAAAATATATTAAGTGTAGGTACAGATGTAGTAATGGATTTTCCCGCTAATACTCAAAAGCAACGTAAGTGGTTTTTGGATATGGTGTCCGATGTCAATGCAAGCCATCAATTAATTTTCCTTAATCTAAATAACGAACAATGCTTACGTCAAATTGCACAAAGACGTAACGAACAACCTGAAAGAGCGGATTTTGATACTGAAGAAATGTTTACCCATGTTACTAACTTTTTTGAGGCACCAGAAGCATCAGAGGGATTAAATATTTTAGAGTTTAATGGATAA